A segment of the Lagopus muta isolate bLagMut1 chromosome 8, bLagMut1 primary, whole genome shotgun sequence genome:
GGAGTAAGCATGCTGGTGGGAAagcctggggaaaaaagaacaacaaacatGAGGAGAAAAGAGTAACAGCTTTAGAAAGCAGAGACTTCTGCTTTAGAGAAAGATCTGTCTTTTAGGCTGCAGGAACTGGTGAACCTCATTCTGTCCCCAGCATCCTCAGGGGGACAAGGATTCACATCTTGTGGCATCATGTCACAGATACCTTTTCAAGGTTTATGGACAAAGCATCTTTTTGGGATGTCAGTTTTGCTTCCTCTTAGTACATGTGCTGAGGATCTTACATTTTCCCCAACAGAAGCAGTTTGGACGTTTGTATACCCATAGTGTGAATGTGCAGCTGAACCAACGTTCAGACGAGAGCATGCTCCCCCTTCTTTCAAGCAAGGGCTTGTTTGGGACAGCCACTGTCAGGCAGGGCAGTGCCCCAGCGATGGCTGCCAGGAGCAAGCCAGAAGTGGCAgtgaacaaaggaagaaaaacctgCCTGGAAATACGTATCTTCAGTAATTTACGCCTGGACCACAGCAAGCGTACAGGAGATGCTGTGCCGTAAAGGACTGTTCCTTTCAGAGTCAGACAGTGACACCCCTTGAGCTGAACAGGCAGCcagctctctggacagcctcTACATTTGTACAGAGCTGCACCACATGACCGAACAGCAGACAGCAGACAGTCCTTTGACGAGGGAGGATGGGCTGCTGATGAGCAGCCGAGGTCAGTAGCAGAGCCAGGAATCATCCATGTTTACTTTCTGCTCTTGTTAATTGCCTTGGTGTGTAATGACTTTACTGGCTGAAAAAGGGGAGTGAGGTTCTACAGCACTGAAGGCACTGCTTTGCAGTAAAGGAAGGCATGTTGTTTGCCCATAGAGAAAATCCTCAGCAGTTCCTAACCACTGGAAGCAGTTAATGACTGCAAGAAAATCAGGCAACTTAGCAGATAGCACTACAGCTCAGCAAACACTTAAATCAGGCACCACAGGGTGAGGAAGGAGCCTCCCTCTGTGTGCTGGCACATGGTGTGCAGCGCTGTGCAGTGAACCAGCCTTGGAGCAAGCACCTCTGAAAAGGATTGTTTCAGCTAGAGCGGTTCCTTAATCCAGTCCATTGCACAAAGACGTGTGCTGGCACCAGAAAAGGGCAGTCTAGAGGTGATGATGTGCCCTTCAACGACTGCCAGCTCAAAGAGGGTGCTGGGCTCAGGCTACAGTTTATCAATTCCAGCAGACAGAGCTGGTTAAACAACCACCCTGAAGTCTCCGCTGCATCCTGTGCTATGGCGCTGCTCACCCCTATTTCCTGAATGGTTTCAGGTCAGTACTTTCATTGATCTGCAGGGATTGAACAGGCAGTGCTATTAACAAATAACAGTTAATCAACTGTTTGAGTGCCCTTTTTactgaagcaaagaagcagcagagaaatgacgtcaagatggaggaaaaaaactgtaAGCAAACACAAAGACAATCCAAGAGAACGCTCGCTGGAACACATTTCAGGCCAAAGTGGTTCagagaacagctgtgctggctgttgAGTCAGACTCTCTGGTGCTCCTGCACTGACTCACTGCCTCCCCTCCCAGCCCGCACACGCTGCAGTGTGTTCAGTACCAAGGAGGAGTTGGTTCAGAGTTCTGTTATGAGCCATCAAGCTTCTGCAGACTTCAGAGTTCTGCCTCTCCTTGGCGTTCCTGCTCAGGAACAtcatttagcagagggttgtgaGAGTTAGGGTTgtatggttaggctgtggttggactcaatgatctttaaggtcttttccaacatgagtGATTCAATGGTTCCTCACTGACTCACCTATTCCATTACTGCTGGGAAAGGGAAGGGTCAGAGAGGAGAGACCTCCAACTCCATTCTGAGTCTTCCcgtcttcccttcttccctctgctcccgGCTGTGGGACATAAGTACAGCTTATTTAGCACCAGCATTAAATGCAGATTCACCATCCAGGCCAGGAGATCCTACAAGCTATCTGTCCAGAGGAAGCTGCAGAAAGATGCGTGTACCcatcttttcctgctgctgtttagGGAGAAcgtttgctgtttctttttcccttccccagaCCCAGTTTGGGAAGTGCACTATGCAGACTGCCTCTTGCAAGTAACGCTTTTCCAGACGAAGTTGCTAAGCTCCCACAGAACCTAGGGACAGGAAAGAACAAGGGTTTGCTAAGCCCGAGGTGGAGGTGACGCTGCAGTGTCAGGCACTTGCTCTTcatacagaacaaaacaatgcCACGACTTGCAGACTTTAGAAGCCCTGAGACTTGCTCTTCCAGTTGTCCCTCTCACAGCTCCTGCATGTCTGCACGTGTGGCACAACACTGCTGTCTCACCAGCTGCAGAAAGCCACAGGAGATGCAGAAGCTGGCAGATCTGGCATCTACTGAGAAACTGTGTAAGTATATGGGATTCCACAtcaggaagcagagctgttccATGACCAAGTTCcatccagagctgctgggacaCTAAGCCAGCACAAAGCCTTAACACATGTCCTGCAAGAAGAAACCCAGCCTGCCAGGTGGCCTCACATCCCAAGCCCACATGCCAAGAACCCTCCAACCTGAGCGGCACCAGTCTGATGCTCAGGAAGCCTCTAATTCCTCTGCTCCCACACATTTCCTGTGTAACCTTGGCCCCAGTCTCAGAGCCCAAGGGCGTTGTTTCATGAGCCTTTGCTTTTGATGGTAGAGTGGCttaattccttccttcctcccacctCCACAGGGTTGAAGTGAGAAAGAAGCGAGAACAAACACAGGCTTTTAAAGCTGGACTCAGCGCCAAGGGCCTCAGGAAGTTATACCCTCATTTTCCTCAGCTGTGATAGGGGCACACTGCTATCTGGCTATGTTATGTGGCAGGATGAGGACAAATGTTAAATATTATGAGACACTCTGAAGATAAACCTTGCTGCATCTTGGACATGGCATTAATAGCCTCCTCCATATCTCTCTATTTTAACTTGTTTAACAAGTCaaaattagttatttttttaagtctatCAAATCTGTGTGCAGCTTGACTAGCACTCTGCTTGCCACTTGTGACTGTGCTCCATTTAACAGCATACACCCAAAGTGAGCCCACATACAGATAAAGGCTGAATTTGAACTACAGTATGTCAAGTTAAGCTCCCAGGAAGGAAAGACAGGAACATCAGATAATCAGACAACAGGCAGAGTTACCAAATGGCCAAAGAACAGTTTTTATTGGCCAAAGTAACCAAGAAACCATTTCCTTccaataaacaaaataaaaacataactgAAACAATGGGAAACGTTTGTCAACTAATTGAAACCCTAACTAACCCACGTAAGCTTGATTGTTCATACTCATCCTCTGGAAAGATTCCTCCTTCTAAACAAGCTGCTTCTCTCTTGTGCTACTGCACCCCCTGAAGTAAGAAAGTGGAAAGACTCAAAGTCATCGAGGACAAGAGAACAAATGCACAGGGAGGTATGGATCTGTCCATCTGCACAGATGGAAAAGGCTGTTGGTATCTGCAAATATCTCACATGCAAAGTATCTGACACTAAGTTTCCTTTTTGGGGGGCACACATTTTACTGTGTGAACTTTTTAAACCCAGGAAACAGAACAATCATGGCCTATACAGATTGTTAAAACTCAAATCCTACCTGCACTTTGTCAGTTAACACTTCTCTATTCATAAACTTTGCtagttcaaaagaaaataaaaaagctacaGAGTTCCTAATGTAAATGACTGTGTTCAAACTCAACATTTACTCATGTCAGTAAATGAGACAGCAGCCAGTAAAAGCAGATAGTTGAGAAAGCCTTGTACACTCTGGTAGCAGGCATgttggaggggaaaaatgaggaagatgCACCCAGGTGTAATGCACTGATTCCAAGGGGAGATAGGCTAACTGGAGCCATTCTAAAAGATCTGGTAAATAAAATTATGCAAATCTGTTCCACTTAACTGATGTaggtgaaaattaaaaaaaaacaaaacaacaaacaacaaaagcaaaacaacccaGTGTCTTAGAAAATCCATACTGATGTTTATAGACTGTGCTTTTAAGATGTCACAAACATCGGCACCAAGCTGCATGCTGTGCACACGTCTTTCAAGGGGTGTGAGTagaaacagctgcagcacacaacTCCCACAGCACTGAAGCAACACTACAGACCCAGTGAGAATTCTGGCTCGTGGAGTTACTGACCACCTGCTGTTGTGCACAGAACAGCAACGTGTGTTCTGACAGAGGAATTTAACTGGGAACAGAGGGCCTGCAGCGCTAACCTACACATgattttacaaaacattttgagaTCTAACACCCATGCTACACCTTTTGTAAGAAAATAGAGAGCAGCTATCGGCTGCATTCTTCTAAACTACTGTAGGAAGGCTTTGCTAGCATGCCTCCAAACTTGGCAACCATTTGAGGTAATCAACGATGCTGTTAAAATCAGCATCCTTCATTTCTCTCCACCCGCGCCACCCGCTGCCTCCTTATTGAGTCCTCTGATGGACAGGTCATAAACCACTTCCTCAATCTTCTTGACGTCGTATTTCAGGCCGTCGTAACGCTTCCTCAGGGAGTCGTTCTTCAGGTTGAGGAGACGGAAGCCCGAATCCAACTCGTTGATAAAGGTTGAGATGCGCAGCGGGCGAGAATAGTCACCGGCTGTGACGCTGTTCACTGCCAGCCtggcctgggagaagaggcacAAATCAGCTGGGAGAACGTCAGAGGAACACACTCCAGCCACTCCCCCTTTCCCATCAGATCCTTTAGCAAATGCAGCAGATCTGTTGACCAGACTCGTGAATCTTCAATCCAGAGCCTCGTTTAACACTCAATGTATCAGTGAGGAACAACCCTGACACACAGACAAGCAGTTGGTTAAAGGTCAGACTCCTTCAAATACAAACCATAATTACACAAACTACTTGGGACAGTTAAAAGAATAACAGCTATTTCTGTGTCAGTTTCAACCCAAACGTTTGCATGGATATCTTCCCTACCAGCTCACTGGCCAGAGTTAAGACACCAGAAAGGTAGTCTTCAATGTCCAGATGGAAGCCCCTCTCCCGATCAGcttcaactaaaaaaaaagcagagtggTGATCAGGTGATGCTGAACATGAGCAGAACCAGCAAGctgaaattgcatttatttattggaGCTAATTTGAAATATCAAATTTACGAAAtattattacaaaataaaaagcatcctCTTCCTGCATATGATGCAATCACCGCCTCTTCATAGCATTTTGATTCAGCATCTTTTACATCCTCAACCAGACTTGCAATAGGTCGTAATTAATCTAACAAAATAACTGAATTTACAGAGAGCAGAGAGGTCTGcagtttttttggtgttttttttccccccctcaaaTCCTGTGCTCTGAGAGGCAACGGTTCTCTCACagcataaaaaaatcttttctttttaaacaccAAACCAAAAGgtgagaaaaacaagcagtCACCCCTGTGTTATTCTTTTGGCAGAGAGTTAGTCTGCATGCACGCTCTTTGCAATGAAGAACTTTCTAACGCATAACTACTCTTGTTTACATTCAGTTCTCCAATTCCAAGCTACACCACTTGAAAACTTCACaggttttctctcttctgttacAACAAACTTACTCCCAAGTATTTCTGCAACAGCTTCTCGGGTCACCAACGTTTCTGTCTCCAGGTAGACTACAAACGCTGCCAGAAACACCAACCGCTGAAGCACAAACCTCCAGTGCTCATGAAATCTGTTGAAGGAAACACCAAATCATGataaaaaataagcaacatCCATTATTGAGGAACGAGCATTTCAAATGTCTGCAGTACAGACTGCTTTCTACCGTTACACATCACACTCTGCAAGATTATTTGCTCACCAAACTACACTGAGCTTGAAATCCACTCCTCAGTCCCCCAGAACTACCCCTGTGCTGAacatcagcactgctcacagccctcatgcagctgctcagctcGCTGTTTCTCAGGCTCTCACACCCGCcagacaatcacctccttccctcctgtctcccagcagcacttctgAGCTGGCATTCTTGGTCTATGATTTCTTCTTGCTACACACTGTCCCCTTCTGGCggcaaataaaacaaaggcGGTGACTTCAGATTTAGAGCTATGTTTTCAGAAACGTCCCTAACCTAACAGCTTAACTGAAATTAATGGAGCAGCGGATGCTTTCACAAACAAGGGATGCACCAACAGAACACCAATTTCTTAAGTTTTCCTTTCTAAGATCTCACACTTGTCTACTGCTCATCAGTTCTCAAGCAGAACCACTGGGCCCATAAGCCTTTAAAATCACTCTTCTAAAGTAATGGTGCCAAATACACTCGCCCCATGCTCAGATCCACCTGTAATACTGATCAGCAGGAAACTTAGTCTTCAGAGATTCCATCTGTGTCCTTACTGTACCGAAGTGTTCCCGAGCCTTCTGACATTTCTTTggtactgaaaaagaaacaatgcaaCATTCAGTGCTCCACAAAACAgggttttgaaaacaaagagctgTAACTGCACTAATGCTCCTCTGAAGACACTGCTCACTTTTGTCCAAGACAGCTCACCAACATTCAGGTTGCTCTGAGCAGTCATAGCTACAGCACCAGGCACAGGTAGGTCACAAATACCCCAGAGTTTCGGCTCCTTAGCTTTGAATTTGAGACAAGACACTCCAGTGTTACTTAAGGAACACTGTTAATGGTGACTAATTACTTCTGCCATAGAACTTAAGCTGTGGGTGAAGTCTGCATTTTGTAGAGGATATTGGTTGAAGGAAACACCAGGTCATGCAATCACAAAGAAGTAATGGGAGATGCAAAcagagaggagggaagggatgaACACAGGATCACCGTGTTATTCACCTGCAGACTGAACCAAGGAGCGAATAAGGCTGGTGCCCATGCGTGTAACGGGGCTACAAACGTGTAATGATGAGGGACAGATGAGAAGAGATGGGGAAAGGCTGAAAGGGGCATCAAGTGCAAGGTCAGACAGACCCCATCTGAGGTAAAGAGCTGTACTTTTAAAGGCCTGTACGTGCAGTACTGCAGCCTGAcacactcagcagcagcactgcactgaatgGTTTTATCATCAGTCACTGCgaaagagctgcagccccacaaTGAAAGAGGTCAGCGTGCAGCTCCATGGGAACAGGTTTAGCCAAGAGGTATTTTAA
Coding sequences within it:
- the TSN gene encoding translin; protein product: MSVSAMFVELQGALTADQDIREEIRKVVQALEQTAREMLTLLQGVHQGNGFQDIPKKCQKAREHFGTVRTQMESLKTKFPADQYYRFHEHWRFVLQRLVFLAAFVVYLETETLVTREAVAEILGIEADRERGFHLDIEDYLSGVLTLASELARLAVNSVTAGDYSRPLRISTFINELDSGFRLLNLKNDSLRKRYDGLKYDVKKIEEVVYDLSIRGLNKEAAGGAGGEK